From a single Aspergillus puulaauensis MK2 DNA, chromosome 2, nearly complete sequence genomic region:
- a CDS encoding glycoside hydrolase family 43 protein (CAZy:GH43;~COG:G;~EggNog:ENOG410PI96;~InterPro:IPR023296,IPR006710;~go_function: GO:0004553 - hydrolase activity, hydrolyzing O-glycosyl compounds [Evidence IEA];~go_process: GO:0005975 - carbohydrate metabolic process [Evidence IEA]): MPPKPLITHLYTADPSAHVFNNRLYIYPSHDRDTATSSNDNGDQYDMADYHVFSLPSLTTSSDGEIAVTDHGTVLSTPDVPWASKQLWAPDAAERNGKFYLVFPARDQEGLFRIGVAVGERPEGPFVPEKGFWEGSYSIDPAVFVDDTTDGNDKDGDGKAAFVYFGGLWGGQLQCWAKSKSSPQDGSEGWVFDKDGKEPTGDGVPALFPRVVRLSEDMLSFASPVRELQILDESGIPIAADDHDRRFFEAAWMHKYNGRYYFSYSTGDTHYLVYAVGDSPLGPFTYRGRILEPVLGWTTHHSIVEFEGKWWLFYHDCELSGGVSHLRNVKAREIGYDAEGSIYLVD; this comes from the coding sequence ATGCCGCCCAAACCCCTAATAACCCACCTCTACACAGCCGATCCCTCCGCCCACGTCTTCAACAACAGACTCTACATCTACCCCTCGCACGACCGCGACACTGCCACCTCTTCAAACGACAATGGCGACCAGTACGATATGGCCGACTACCACGTTTTCTCCCTCCCGTCTCTTACTACCTCGTCAGATGGGGAAATCGCTGTAACAGACCACGGCACCGTCCTCTCAACACCCGACGTCCCCTGGGCATCGAAACAGCTCTGGGCGCCCGACGCTGCAGAGCGGAATGGGAAATTCTACCTTGTGTTTCCGGCGAGGGATCAGGAGGGTCTGTTCAGGATTGGGGTTGCAGTGGGGGAAAGGCCCGAGGGGCCGTTTGTTCCTGAAAAGGGCTTTTGGGAGGGGAGTTACAGTATTGATCCGGCGGTTTTTGTTGATGATACTACTGACGGCAATGAtaaagatggagatgggaagGCGGCGTTTGTGTATTTTGGGGGTCTGTGGGGCGGGCAGTTGCAATGCTGGGCTAAGTCTAAGTCTTCTCCTCAAGATGGTAGTGAAGGCTGGGTGTTTGATAAAGACGGGAAGGAGCCAACAGGCGATGGAGTACCGGCATTATTCCCCCGTGTCGTGAGATTATCAGAGGACATGTTGAGTTTCGCATCGCCAGTCCGTGAACTGCAGATTCTGGACGAATCCGGTATCCCCATTGCAGCGGACGACCATGACAGGCGGTTCTTCGAGGCCGCGTGGATGCACAAGTACAATGGGCGGTATTATTTCTCGTACTCGACGGGGGATACACACTACCTGGTTTATGCGGTTGGGGACTCGCCGCTGGGTCCATTTACGTACCGGGGGAGGATCCTGGAACCAGTGCTGGGGTGGACGACGCACCATTCGATCGTGGAGTTTGAGGGGAAGTGGTGGCTTTTTTATCATGATTGTGAGCTTTCTGGGGGTGTGAGCCATTTGAGGAATGTGAAGGCCAGGGAGATCGGGTATGATGCCGAGGGAAGCATTTATCTTGTTGATTAA
- a CDS encoding Zn(II)2Cys6 transcription factor domain-containing protein (COG:S;~EggNog:ENOG410PNA6;~InterPro:IPR036864,IPR021858,IPR001138;~PFAM:PF00172;~go_function: GO:0000981 - DNA-binding transcription factor activity, RNA polymerase II-specific [Evidence IEA];~go_function: GO:0008270 - zinc ion binding [Evidence IEA];~go_process: GO:0006355 - regulation of transcription, DNA-templated [Evidence IEA]), producing MVGVPGRSKACVTCLKRKKRCDLEKPFCGTCRKARVECAGYFRPRIFINNTVEDNNSQQLVKKDRIQSSGGEVALPRELARTAYQTKYIDLFWRLYLPNGQPSPTLVQATAGGWVDAVQHLYISESVLRKTILALSVSGVGRQENDRFLREEGSKLYASSLKELTVALKDPRRGLSDAILTAVRLAGFYESVYGTNDSEARQARGWQTHSAGVIALLVMRTPYAFISGHAHRLFTDGRAHLIMSCLRGRKRCVLAEPQWKTIPWLQQEKSPRDHLMDIIAELSGIFENLDVMKTCDDPFEKERLKQQIIDGLLQMQQDLVTWQVVYAPDYEIPTKIPKEVSPQQVIGCHLMTSFWATVIVAVSNFQALWEPAQDIDPIFDLDICCGNIIRSFFIIIHPAMGIFRTHLTTYPMTVAIHYICEVGPQRLAEERRILADCLCDPAIAHVRQFINSMKDDMPLEFLN from the exons ATGGTTGGCGTACCAGGACGATCAAAAGCGTGCGTGACATGCTTGAAGCGGAAAAAAAGA TGCGACTTGGAGAAACCGTTCTGTGGCACATGCCGCAAAGCCCGCGTCGAGTGCGCGGGGTACTTCCGCCCTCGCAtattcatcaacaacacggTCGAGGacaacaacagccagcaaCTCGTCAAGAAAGACCGAATCCAGAGCAGTGGGGGTGAAGTTGCTCTGCCTCGTGAGCTAGCACGAACTGCCTACCAGACCAAGTATATAGACCTGTTTTGGCGGCTGTACTTGCCCAATGGCCAGCCGTCCCCTACCCTGGTGCAAGCCACAGCAGGCGGGTGGGTTGATGCAGTCCAGCACCTGTACATCTCTGAGAGTGTATTAAGAAAGACAATCTTGGCCCTGTCTGTCTCTGGCGTGGGGAGGCAGGAGAATGATAGATTTTTACGGGAGGAGGGCAGTAAGCTCTACGCAAGCTCATTGAAGGAACTAACAGTGGCTTTGAAGGATCCGCGGAGGGGGCTGAGCGATGCTATCCTTACAGCGGTTAGATTAGCGGGCTTCTATGAG TCTGTGTATGGCACGAACGATAGTGAGGCCCGACAGGCCCGGGGTTGGCAAACGCACAGCGCTGGTGTGATTGCGCTTCTTGTAATGCGGACTCCATACGCTTTTATATCGGGCCACGCTCACAGGCTATTCACGGATGGGCGAGCACATTTG ATAATGTCCTGCCTcagaggaaggaagaggtgCGTCCTCGCGGAACCTCAGTGGAAGACGATACCATGGCTTCAGCAAGAAAAGTCTCCCAGAGACCATCTTATGGACATTATTGCTGAGCTTTCTGGAATCTTTGAGAATCTGGACGTGATGAAGACTTGCGATGACCCTTTCGAAAAGGAACGCCTCAAACAACAAATCATCGATGGCCTGCTGCAAATGCAGCAAGACCTGGTAACCTGGCAGGTGGTATATGCTCCAGACTATGAGATACCCACCAAAATACCGAAGGAGGTCTCGCCACAGCAGGTTATAGGCTGTCATCTCATGACCTCCTTCTGGGCCACTGTGATCGTAGCCGTGAGCAACTTTCAAGCCCTATGGGAGCCAGCGCAGGACATTGATCCTATTTTCGACCTCGATATTTGCTGCGGGAATATCATCAGGTCTTTCTTTATCATCATCCATCCGGCCATGGGTATATTCCGCACTCACCTCACCACCTATCCGATGACCGTTGCCATTCACTATATCTGCGAGGTAGGCCCGCAGCGATTAGCCGAGGAACGACGGATCCTCGCGGACTGTCTTTGCGATCCTGCCATTGCGCATGTGCGACAGTTTATCAACAGTATGAAGGACGATATGCCGCTTGAATTTTTGAATTAG
- a CDS encoding putative MFS transporter (COG:U;~EggNog:ENOG410QDYK;~InterPro:IPR011701,IPR036259;~PFAM:PF07690;~TransMembrane:8 (i57-81o101-118i189-211o217-236i313-338o358-381i402-421o427-455i);~go_function: GO:0022857 - transmembrane transporter activity [Evidence IEA];~go_process: GO:0055085 - transmembrane transport [Evidence IEA]): MTPSTNQDAIPGTFILVDENRVLSTRHLDSGDSDIVLVPEPSNDPDDPLNWSRRRKLWSTICVSVYTLFAGIASANVYSVLVQLSEETEVSVHTLNEGTGYMFLLAGWGLLFWQPFALQYGKRMTYMISLLGMVGKQGTSIWSPYVKSNGEWLARSVIMGFFLAPIEALPEVTVTDVYFTHERGLYMSLYALFLAGSNYFAPVICGFIAEYHGWEWVFYWPAIFCGASIVFLFFLMEETNYEREKPNSPNVPVDMFTSAEDETKEKKALPTEPLSHGDPEIGAVYNKKTYLQKLSILGPRRPRNNMLRRARQTVYYLSWPVIFYAGFSYGSYLIWFNVLNGTASIVLGSAPYNFSSSMVGLSYLACCLGVILGSLFTGRFSDWLTVKLARRNGGIMEAEQRLWPFGLCLILVPGSLILWGVGAAHGIHWFGLLVAMCLLAMANTCGVTLSVNYLVDSYRELSGDAMATVILVRNTMSFAIGYG; the protein is encoded by the exons ATGACGCCGTCTACTAATCAAGATGCCATCCCCGGCACATTCATACTCGTGGACGAAAACCGTGTCCTTTCGACTCGCCATCTTGACTCTGGGGATAGCGACATCGTTTTGGTTCCTGAACCTTCCAATGATCCAGATGATCCGCTGAATTGGTCGCGGCGCCGGAAACTTTGGTCTACAATATGCGTCAGCGT GTATACCCTGTTCGCTGGTATTGCGTCCGCGAACGTCTACTCTGTCCTGGTCCAGCTTTCTGAAGAAACTGAGGTCTCTGTTCACACACTAAATGAGGGAACAGGTTATATGTTCCTGCTGGCCGGCTGGGGTCTTTTGTTTTGGCAGCCATTTGCTCTTCAATACGGGAAGCGGATGACGTATATGATCTCGCTTCTGGGGATGGTG GGTAAACAGGGAACTAGTATTTGGAG CCCTTACGTGAAAAGTAATGGTGAATGGCTAGCTCGAAGTGTCATTATGGGTTTCTTTCTGGCTCCCATCGAGGCTTTGCCAGAGGTTACCGTCACCGACGTG TACTTTACCCATGAACGCGGACTGTACATGAGCTTATACGCACTCTTCCTGGCGGGGAGTAACTATTTCGCGCCTGTTATATGCGGGTTTATTGCAGAGTACCACGGGTGGGAATGGGTATTCTACTGGCCAGCCATATTCTGCGGTGCATCTATcgtttttctctttttcctcATGGAGGAAACAAATTACGAACGAGAGAAACCCAACTCGCCTAATGTTCCAGTGGATATGTTCACGTCGGCTGAGGACGAgacaaaggaaaagaaggctCTGCCAACTGAACCATTGAGTCACGGTGATCCAGAAATCGGCGCCGTCTACAACAAGAAGACGTATCTGCAGAAGCTCTCGATCCTAGGACCTCGCCGGCCGAGGAACAACATGCTTCGTCGCGCCCGGCAAACGGTCTATTACTTGAGCTGGCCAGTTATATTCTATGCAGG GTTCTCATACGGATCATACCTGATCTGGTTCAATGTCTTGAACGGAACCGCGTCTATAGTACTGGGATCTGCTCCTTATAACTTCAG CTCATCGATGGTTGGTCTTAGCTATCTCGCCTGTTGCCTTGGTGTCATTCTTGG CTCTCTATTCACTGGCCGTTTCAGCGACTGGCTCACTGTTAAACTTGCTCGCCGCAATGGAGGAATAATGGAAGCCGAACAGCGTCTCTGGCCATTTGGTCTTTGTCTTATCCTCGTACCAGGTTCGTTAATCCTATGGGGAGTAGGCGCCGCCCACGGCATCCACTGGTTTGGCCTTCTAGTTGCCATGTGTCTTCTCGCAATGGCAAACACTTGCGGTGTAACTTTGAGTGTGAACTACCTTGTCGACAGCTACCGTGAGCTGAGCGGCGACGCTATGGCGACAGTAATCCTGGTTCGCAATACGATGTCCTTTGCAATAGGTTACGGGTAA
- a CDS encoding putative serine/threonine protein kinase ENV7 (BUSCO:EOG09263OAE;~COG:T;~EggNog:ENOG410PM2Q;~InterPro:IPR017441,IPR008271,IPR000719,IPR011009;~PFAM:PF07714,PF00069;~go_function: GO:0004672 - protein kinase activity [Evidence IEA];~go_function: GO:0005524 - ATP binding [Evidence IEA];~go_process: GO:0006468 - protein phosphorylation [Evidence IEA]), producing MAQYFFDLLYNFTDCMCCFPSSPQLKINSRSFKLLRLLGEGGFSYVYLVQDKSTSELFALKKIRCPFGQESVSQALKEVEAYNLFASERNVIHSIDHSVSTESGSKFRNDGGEAGSKTVYILLPYYQRGNLQDAINANLVNHTQFPEKRLMVLVLGVAQALRAMHQYRVKSGSAPTRKAKAVRREGEEADTDTGMRVGKAKRRASQHGGEEDSENEPLMDDEVTQSQEGVEDGDLRPYAHRDIKPGNIMIDDDGQNPILMDLGSLAPSPIAITSRSLALAVQDTAAEHSTMPYRAPELFDVKTGSIIDTKVDIWSLGCTLYACLVGKSPFEARSEETGGSLSMCVLGGDWRFPDEKSTATKGKGKAGGESKPDNSASISAPIKDVVRRCLQVEPADRPDIDELIPLLKNVIRELPDDDVVG from the exons ATGGCGCAATACTTCTTTGACCTCCTCTACAACTTTACGGATTGCATGTGCTGCTTCCCCAGCTCACCGCAGCTGAAGATTAATAGCCGCAGCTTCAAACTGCTCCGGCTCTTGGGTGAG GGAGGCTTTTCCTACGTGTACCTCGTCCAAGACAAGTCCACATCAGAATTATTCGCGCTCAAAAAGATCCGATGTCCATTTGGCCAGGAATCGGTGTCGCAAGCGTTGAAGGAGGTAGAAGCTTATAATCTTTTCGCATCGGAAAGGAATGTCATCCATTCGATCGACCACTCCGTTTCAACAGAATCAGGCTCGAAGTTTCGCAATGATGGCGGAGAGGCGGGTTCCAAGACAGTCTACATTCTTCTACCTTACTACCAACGAGGGAACTTGCAGGATGCAATCAACGCAAACCTTGTCAATCACACACAATTTCCAGAGAAGCGCCTCATGGTGCTCGTGCTGGGGGTTGCCCAGGCGCTACGCGCAATGCACCAATACCGCGTCAAGAGTGGCTCTGCGCCGACGcgcaaggccaaggccgTGAGAAGGGAGGGCGAAGAGGCCGATACAGACACTGGAATGCGGGTGGGGAAGGCAAAACGGCGCGCCAGTCAGCatggtggtgaggaggacTCAGAAAACGAGCCGCTGATGGACGACGAGGTCACTCAAAGCCAGGAAGGcgttgaggatggagacCTACGTCCCTATGCGCACCGAGATATTAAACCTG GCAATATCATGATAGATGACGACGGACAAAACCCCATCTTGATGGACCTCGGATCGCTCGCACCCAGTCCCATCGCAATTACATCCCGTTCACTCGCATTGGCAGTTCAAGATACTGCTGCGGAACACAGTACAATGCCATACCGAGCACCGGAACTCTTCGATGTCAAGACCGGATCCATCATCGATACAAAAGTGGACATCTGGTCCTTGGGATGCACACTTTACGCCTGTCTAGTTGGAAAGAGTCCGTTTGAAGCCCGGAGTGAAGAGACTGGCGGTAGCTTGAGCATGTGTGTCTTAGGTGGTGACTGGAGGTTCCCCGACGAGAAGTCAACAGCAACGAAAGGCAAGGGCAAAGCCGGGGGGGAATCTAAGCCAGATAACTCTGCCTCCATTAGCGCACCTATCAAGGATGTCGTGCGCCGGTGCCTACAGGTTGAGCCGGCCGATCGTCCTGACATTGACGAGCTGATCCCACTACTTAAAAATGTCATCCGAGAGCTACCGGATGACGATGTAGTGGGCTGA